The Astyanax mexicanus isolate ESR-SI-001 chromosome 14, AstMex3_surface, whole genome shotgun sequence genome window below encodes:
- the sec23a gene encoding protein transport protein Sec23A, with product MTTFPEFIQQNEDRDGVRFSWNVWPSSRLEATRMVVPVASLFTPLKERPDLPPIQYEPVLCSRATCRAVLNPLCQVDYRAKLWACNFCYQRNQFPPTYAGISEVNQPAELLPQFSTIEYVVQRGPQMPLNFLYVVDTCMEDEDLQALKESLQMSLSLLPPTALVGLITFGRMIQVHELGCEGISKSYVFRGTKDLNAKQLQEMLGLTKPAAAQAGRGPQQPQAPPSNRFLQPVQKIDMNLTDLLGELQRDPWPVTQGKRPLRSLGVALSIAVGLLECTFPNTGARIMTFIGGPATQGPGMVVGDELKTPIRSWHDIEKDNAKFMKKATKHYEALANRAAANGHIIDIYACALDQTGLAEMKCCTNYTGGYMVMADSFNTSLFKQTFQRVFTKDVQGSFKMAFAGTLEIKTSREIKISGAIGPCTSLNAKGPCVSENEIGTGGTCQWKICGLDPNTTLAIYFEVVNQHNAPIPQGGRGAIQYVTQYQHSSGQRRIRVTTIARNWADAQTQIQNIAASFDQEAAAILMACLAVYRAESEEGPDVLRWLDRQLIRLCQKFGDYHKDDPNSFRFSETFSLYPQFMFHLRRSPFLQVFNNSPDESSYYRHHFMRQDLTQSLIMIQPILYAYSFNGPPEPVLLDSSSILPDRILLMDTFFQILIYHGETVSQWRKAGYQDMPEYENFRHLLQAPVDDAQEILHSRFPMPRYIDTEHGGSQARFLLSKVNPSQTHNNMYAWGQESGAPILTDDVSLQVFMDHLKKLAVSSAA from the exons ATGACAACCTTCCCAGAGTTCATTCAGCAGAACGAGGACCGAGATGGGGTGCGTTTCAGCTGGAATGTTTGGCCCTCCAGTCGCCTGGAGGCCACACGTATGGTGGTACCCGTGGCTTCACTTTTTACCCCACTGAAAGAGCGCCCAGACCTCCCCCCAATACAGTATGAACCAGTGCTGTGTAGCCGGGCCACCTGCCGAGCTGTACTCAATCCTCTGTG CCAAGTGGATTACAGAGCAAAATTGTGGGCTTGCAATTTCTGTTATCAAAGAAATCAG TTCCCTCCAACTTATGCTGGAATATCAGAAGTGAACCAACCAGCTGAACTGCTTCCACAGTTCTCCACCATTGAATATGTAGTCCAG CGAGGTCCTCAGATGCCCCTCAACTTTTTGTATGTGGTAGACACATGTATGGAAGATGAAGACCTGCAAGCTTTAAAGGAATCTCTGCAGATGTCTTTGAGTCTGCTTCCCCCTACTGCCCTGGTTGGCCTCATCACGTTTGGCCGCATGATCCAGGTCCATGAGCTGGGCTGTGAAGGCATCTCTAAAAGCTACGTCTTTAGAGGAACCAAAGATCTCAATGCCAAACAGTTGCAg GAGATGCTTGGATTGACCAAACCAGCTGCGGCTCAGGCAGGCAGAGGACCACAGCAACCTCAGGCTCCTCCCTCTAACAG ATTCCTGCAGCCAGTGCAGAAGATTGATATGAATTTGACTGATCTCCTGGGAGAGCTGCAAAGAGACCCCTGGCCTGTCACTCAGGGCAAACGACCCCTCAGGTCATTAGGAGTAGCATTATCCATTGCTGTTGGACTTTTGGag TGCACTTTTCCAAATACTGGGGCTCGAATTATGACCTTCATTGGTGGTCCAGCCACCCAGGGCCCAGGCATGGTTGTAGGAGATGAACTGAAAACACCCATCCGCTCCTGGCATGATATAGAGAAAGACAATGCAAAGTTCATGAAGAAAGCCACTAAA CACTACGAGGCTTTGGCCAATCGAGCGGCCGCTAATGGACACATTATTGACATCTATGCCTGTGCCCTGGACCAGACTGGACTAGCAGAAATGAAGTGCTGCACCAACTACACAGG GGGTTACATGGTGATGGCAGACTCCTTCAACACGTCCCTGTTTAAGCAGACGTTTCAGAGGGTTTTCACCAAGGATGTGCAGGGATCTTTTAAAATGGCTTTTGCAGGAACTTTAGAGATTAAG ACGTCAAGAGAGATTAAGATATCTGGAGCAATTGGTCCATGCACCTCATTGAATGCCAAAGGACCCTGTGTATCAGAAAAT GAAATTGGAACAGGTGGTACCTGCCAGTGGAAGATATGTGGTCTGGACCCCAACACCACGCTGGCAATTTACTTCGAAGTCGTCAATCAG cACAATGCCCCAATTCCACAAGGGGGCCGAGGGGCCATACAGTACGTGACTCAGTACCAGCACTCTAGTGGACAGAGACGCATCAGAGTCACCACCATTGCCAGAAA CTGGGCAGATGCACAAACGCAGATTCAGAACATCGCAGCATCATTCGATCAGGAGGCCGCTGCTATTCTCATGGCCTGCCTGGCCGTCTACAGGGCCGAATCAGAGGAAGGGCCGGATGTTTTGCGCTGGCTTGATCGACAGCTTATTCGTCTG tGTCAGAAATTTGGAGATTACCACAAAGATGACCCAAACTCTTTCCGTTTCTCTGAGACTTTCTCTCTATATCCCCAG tTCATGTTCCATCTGAGAAGGTCTCCATTCCTCCAAGTGTTCAACAATAGCCCAGATGAGAGCTCCTACTATAGACACCATTTCATGAGGCAGGATCTGACTCAGTCTCTTATCATGATTCAGCCAATCCTTTACGCCTACTCCTTCAACGGCCCCCCTGAG CCGGTGCTTTTGGACAGCAGTAGCATTCTGCCGGACCGAATCCTCCTAATGGACACATTCTTCCAGATCCTCATTTACCATGGAGAG ACGGTGTCTCAGTGGCGTAAAGCTGGCTACCAGGACATGCCTGAGTATGAGAACTTCCGCCACCTGCTGCAGGCTCCAGTGGATGATGCTCAGGAGATCCTGCACTCACGCTTTCCCATGCCCCGCTACATCGACACTGAGCATGGAGGCAGCCAG GCTCGGTTTTTGCTGTCCAAAGTCAACCCCTCTCAGACCCATAACAACATGTATGCCTGGGGACAG GAGTCTGGAGCACCCATCCTAACAGATGATGTGAGTTTGCAGGTATTCATGGATCATCTGAAGAAGCTAGCTGTGTCCAGTGCTGCCTAA
- the LOC111193217 gene encoding adenosine receptor A3, whose translation MQWTEMVYVVLMISSSLLSVCGNTVLLLVLLLNRNLQTETWILTLSFNVCDLALGLSTIPFGAHNSLFRPQGYSSSSVLCQGSAFFFMLLQLASVHSLTWATVDKFTEICFALNYANIFTAHRTRIILGIIWTYSLVNAVLPLTGFGSYSYSSSRFLCAPSFKPACTGFNMLFIVLGIIVPILAMCVMYGYIVYVARNQVRRGTFVCNEQHCFYVPANNYFKSSIVMVTTIVCLLICWLPYITICFYETLTGSESPQPASAVATWLVLFTSALNPWINSMTQTRYRAALRRSLKKIRQALERACKKPLPRSTSTQASSKSHGCPSATPSAPPASQTHDEPLHEPTES comes from the exons ATGCAGTGGACTGAAATGGTATACGTGGTTCTGATGATCAGCTCTAGCCTTCTCTCTGTGTGTGGAAATACTGTGCTGCTCCTTGTGTTGCTGCTCAACAGGAACCTACAAACAGAGACATGGATTCTGACACTCAGCTTCAATGTGTGCGATCTAGCTCTGGGCCTATCCACCATCCCCTTCGGAGCCCATAACAGCCTGTTCCGGCCGCAGGGCTACTCCAGCAGCAGTGTACTGTGCCAGGGCAGCGCTTTCTTCTTTATGCTACTCCAGCTGGCCTCTGTCCACTCCCTCACCTGGGCCACCGTTGACAAGTTCACAGAGATCTGCTTCGCTCTAAACTACGCAAATATCTTCACAGCACACAGGACTAGAATCATTCTAGGCATCATTTGGACATACTCGCTTGTGAACGCGGTTCTGCCACTGACTGGCTTTGGGAGCTACagttacagcagcagcaggttcCTCTGTGCTCCAAGCTTCAAGCCTGCTTGTACAGGCTTTAATATGCTCTTCATAGTATTGGGAATTATTGTTCCCATTTTGGCAATGTGCGTCATGTATGGATACATAGTGTACGTAGCAAGAAATCAAGTACGGCGAGGGACGTTCGTTTGCAACGAGCAGCACTGCTTTTACGTTCCTGCCAATAATTACTTCAAGAGCTCTATAGTCATGGTAACAACAATAG TGTGCCTGCTTATTTGCTGGCTGCCTTACATCACCATCTGCTTCTACGAGACCCTGACCGGGAGCGAGAGTCCTCAGCCTGCCTCTGCTGTCGCCACATGGCTAGTGCTGTTCACCTCCGCACTCAACCCGTGGATCAACTCCATGACCCAGAC GAGGTACAGAGCCGCCCTACGCAGGAGCTTGAAAAAAATCCGGCAGGCGTTAGAGCGTGCCTGCAAAAAGCCCCTCCCCAGGAGCACATCTACACAGGCGAGCAGCAAGAGTCACGGCTGCCCATCCGCAACGCCCAGCGCACCTCCAGCATCACAAACACACGATGAGCCTCTCCACGAGCCTACGGAGAGCTGA